A stretch of DNA from Acidicapsa acidisoli:
AACGTAGGGGTTGCCGTAGCGCCCACCCATGTCCTTGTCATCAAAGACTTCGGCAGTGATGAAAACTGGCAGGCTAAGGCCATCGCGCAACAGAGGGCACTAGCTGCGCTCAATTCACCAGAGGCCGCTCCAAAACAGCTAGAAGGCTCTCAGGCTGCGTCAGTGCCAGTCCATGAGCCTTCGGTATACCAGCCCGAACCGGAGTCCGTAGCAAGCTCCACAGTATTTGATTTTGGACCGCCTAGCTGGAGGCCGAAAGGCTGATCTTTGGCGCAAGAAAAGGGCTTGCCTCCACATGGGAAGCAACCCGATTCTTTGCCCCTGGACTAACGCAAGCCGAAGTTATTCGCCAGATTGAACGTTCCTGAAGCTGCCGTGCGACGTTGACCGGACCCGCTCGCAGCGCCGGAAGCTCGCGAAACTGTGACTATCTTGCGAAACAGTTTTGTTCGCTCGCTGTCATCTTCCGCCTCGGTCAAATACTTTGCCAGTTCCAAAGGCTCACACTTGACGGCTCGCCCCTCTGCGTCAACTGCTGGCTTGCCATCCTTCGTCAACAGCGTAAGCTCTCCATCCTTGCCTTGGACCTGGAAATGAGCTTGTAGCGTCTGCAAGAAATAGTCCGGCACATCTGACATTGACTTGGCAAGTTGCTTCAGCGGTTGGCCGACTTCCAATTCGTGCGCTCTCGATTCCGCTGCGGTCACTCTGCCCTGCGTTTCGGTCAAAGTAGTTTCAAGCTCTGCGATACGTGCCTTGTCTTTCTGTCGCTTGCCGAGCAATTCAGAATGAACCTTCTGGAGTTTGAGCAATTCGCTTGCTGCGTCAAGTTGGCCGTTAGTAGGTTGTTCGATTGGTTCGGGCATTATTCACCATCCTTCGACTTCGCGCTAGTCAAAGCATCAACCTTGATTTGTTGCCATCGCTCCAAAATCAATTTGCCGTTCAACTTCCCGTCAGCCGTTTTCAGTTCCCTGCGCGAGAGCACATAGTCCCAAATCTTACGGTCGTCGTCGCTCAACAGATGGTCAAAGGATCGGGCCAAAGTCTGAAGGCGAATCCACGGATGCTCTGACCAAAGAGCAGTTGCGAAGTCGGACAAAGGATCGGAGACAGTCAAGCTCCGCGCCTTGAATTTCTCCATCCGTTCGGCAAAGGATAGCTCTCGAACCTCAGGTTCTTCATTCCAAGCTGCCATTGGATTAACGCTTACTTTATTGAAACTATCTTGCAGGGCAGACTCAACATACGCTGTGATGGTCACGCCCCGCGCACGAGCCGCAAGCTCCGTAATGTACCGCAACTTCGGATCAAGCCGGATATTCAGATGTGTGGGGATGTCGTTATTTACGGGCATTTGGTTGCTCCTTCTAAGGACAGCCTATTCTTTGTGTTGACATTTGTCAACACGTTTGGGATGATCGTCTCAGGAGATACCCATGGACAATTCCCCGATCCTTCTCAGCATCCCCGCAGCCGCCCACCGTCTGTCCATTAGTAGAAGCCGCCTCTATGAACTCTTGGCAGAGGGCGGGATTCGCAGCGTCAAATCAGGTCGTAGGCGATTGGTAGACGCAGCAAGTCTCAATCAATGGGCAGCTAACTTGCCGCAGCAACAACTGAAGCAATCAACCGCATCGAAGGAGCAACCATGCCTCTAAATCCCAATCTTGTTAAGCACGGTTTGGATGATGAATTCTACGAGACGGCCTGCCCCACCATTGGCACGTTGATGCTTGCTCGTTTCTCAACCCCTGAAAGGCACAACCCGGTTATCTATGGCGCTGATGGTCTATTCTTTGCGACCTATCCGACGCAGCGAACGTACATTCGGCCTGCATTGCGGAATGAGTTCGACATATTCACGTCTGAAGCTGAGTTCCAAGCGAGGCCGATGCTTTGGGTTCTGGTAACGCAGACTTCACCTGGACATCACATGATTCTTCCGGTATGGCGAGGCCATGCCTTTTGGAATGGACCAGATGTAGCAACGGATCAAGGCGTTGCTGAAGTCTTCCTGCAAATGTGTCTGCGTCAAGGGTTGAATCTAAGCGAATGGTACGGATACGTTAGCGATCAACGTGTACGCAAGAGCGATAAAGCCAGAAAGCTAAGGGTGAATTAGTGCCGAACTCCTCAAATAAAGATGCAGCATTGAGCGCAGCGAGGCACGGTATATCCGTATTTCCAGCCAATCCAGATAAAACGCCGATGGTCGCCGCGTGGGAGCAAAAGGCAACCTCCAGCCAATTCATGATTGGGGCAACCTGGAAGACGGACGCTCTGCCAGCGATCCCCGTTGGCGCAAACGGTCTGGTAGTCGTCGACGCAGACCGCAAGCCCGATGGAGTGGACGGTGTTGCGGCCTTCGAAGCTCTCTGCGCTGCCCAAGGTATCGACGTGTCAACCGCGCTCACGGTCGAAACCCCTTCTGGTGGAAGACACTTCTATTTCCGAACCGATACGCCTTACAGCAATTCTCGCGGGAACCTGCCCGATGGTATCGACGTGCGCGGCGTTGGCGGCTACTGCGTTGCACCGGGCGCTGTGTTGCCAGACGGCAGGAGCTACCGGCTGATGGCAGGCTCATGGGACGCAATTCCCGGCCTGCCTGAGCCTCTGGCGCGATTACTCAGGGAGAAACGTTCGGCTGCGCCACCAGAGGCCGCGAGCGAGCCTGTAACGTTCACAGGAACGGATGCAGAGC
This window harbors:
- a CDS encoding excisionase family DNA-binding protein, translating into MDNSPILLSIPAAAHRLSISRSRLYELLAEGGIRSVKSGRRRLVDAASLNQWAANLPQQQLKQSTASKEQPCL
- a CDS encoding bifunctional DNA primase/polymerase; the encoded protein is MSAARHGISVFPANPDKTPMVAAWEQKATSSQFMIGATWKTDALPAIPVGANGLVVVDADRKPDGVDGVAAFEALCAAQGIDVSTALTVETPSGGRHFYFRTDTPYSNSRGNLPDGIDVRGVGGYCVAPGAVLPDGRSYRLMAGSWDAIPGLPEPLARLLREKRSAAPPEAASEPVTFTGTDAERNYAEAALEDEVAKLSVMGEGSGRNHALNSAAHSLGTMAAWIDPSRVANALWEASIANGYIAKDGEATARQTIESGINAGMSKPRPSHPT